AGTACCTGTTTGGGAGGACGATTAGAAGCAACTTTAGACAGTCCCCAAACCATTCTCCAAATTGCTCTGCAACTCCCCTATACCCAAGAGCCAAACCCTATTCGCGTGCGGGTTAATATGCGATCGCCGGCTTTGCAGTTTGCCTTTTCGCAAATGGTTGTTGCTGCCGGGTTTAGTCTATGCGTGACTCCCTCAAAAAAGATCCCTTTAATTAGCGATCGCAGTAGTTTAATTCATGAAAGTCAGTATGTAGTTTGGGTGCAGCACGATAGCCCAATTATTCCCAAAACCGTGAAAGCGAAAATCGACTTAGAAACCCATCCCACACAACTCAGGCAAGCGATTGAAACGATTATGGGTGGAGGAATCTGGGGAATTGAAGATGACACGCAAACCCAACCCACCCTATCCGTACGAGAGCGAGAAGTGATGAAATTACTGACCCAAGGATTGCGCGATCGGCAAATCGCGAATCGGCTTTATATTAGCGAAAGTACTGTTAAGTTTCATATTAACAATACTTTAGCCAAACTCAAAGCTAAAACACGGATGCAGGCTCTCTATCAACTGATGCAAAATGGTTGGTTTGACGATCAGTGTTAAAATATCGAGACTAGTACAGCACTTCGCCCAGAAGTGTTGAATCTTAATATAAAACTTTACATTCAACTGAAGAAAAGTCCCTAGTGAACTAAATGAGGGTTTCTGGAATCAGATCGTAGCTCCAATGAATAATAGAGCAGTGCTGACTAAGTTCGACTGGCAAATAACGGAATTTATCCAACAGGCTTTGGCCATAGAACTGATGAACTTCCATTAACTGCAAGAGCAAGTCAGCGATTAACACCATCAGAATTGGTAAGGTCACTCCAGTCTCATTTTTAGTAATTAATTTATCGAGTTCCCAATGCTTTCGATAGATTTCACTAATCTCTTCGTTGCTCATTTCGATTAAGTTAGTGGCCAGACGATATTCAGTTCTGTCTTCTAAATCACAGAACCATGCTACCCGATATCTTTGGGGTTCAAAGTGAGTTTTCATATAGAACTTGTGGTCTTCTCTCGATTTACACGCTTTAGAGAAGGTCGATATATCCACCTTCATACTTGTATGATTCAATCGGTAGAACAAGCCTCTCATACAAGTCAAACTATTATCGAGTAAGAAGTTTAACCAGATTTCAAAGAAGAGGCAAGAGTTGAGAACTGGGTAGTCATGAGCAGACAATGACTTGAGAATCAGTTTGACCAGATTGGTAAAGGAGACTACCATTTAGATAATATTATTTTGATACTTGAGGATAGAATGCCATATTTTATTCTCTTTTTTTTTCGGCATTAAGCTAACATTCAACACTTCTGTTGCTCCCCCTATCTCGCTATCAAAGCATAAAGCACTGTAACTACTATCCCTTTATTTACCTTCCCCTTTTGCCTCTTCAATCCAACGATCAAACTGCTCTTGATTGTCCTTCACCCATTCTTGAGCCAAACGGCGCATATCTTCCGTTGTATTCTGCCCTTCTTTAATCCGTAAACTCGCTTTATTCATATCTTCCAGGGGAATTTGCACCAAATCAAACCAGCGTTTGGCTACTGGATTATCTGCTATAAATTTTAGGTTAGATATTACTTTTTGAGTCGGTCTAGAAAAAACAAGATTCTTTCCATTAAATGTAGTATCTTCCTCAGTTAAATCAGTAATGTATTCTGGGGAAGAAGTAAAAGGGACTTCTAACCAAATCACATCTTCACCTGGCTTTAAAATAGCACTAATCCAATTAGGTATAATAGAAGATGGGTTTTTCCTCTTCGTAACGAGTAATTGCATCGGCTAATAAAGCAGTATAGCTTCCTTGATCATGCTCTACCGTATCTTGAAGTTTATAGGCTTCAATATGGTGATTTGTGGTCAGCTCACAACTCCAACCTGGATTGCATCCGGTTAAATTTGCTTTTCCATCTCCATCCAAGTCAAACAATTTAGCAATTTCCGGATCTTGAAATTGTTCTAGATTAGAAATATCGTACTCCGAATATGATGTTTTTTGGAGAGGATTTAATAGTCATGATATTATAAGATTATATATTCCAGGACTATGATAACAATCTTGATTCATATTTATCCAGTTATCTTCATAAAAATTATCAACTTTCTGCTTTTGCTTCAGCTAACCATTGATCGAACTGCTCTTGATTTTCAGAAATCCATTCTTCTGCTAAAAGACGAACTTTCTCAGGGCTATTTTCTCTTTCCCTAATCCGCAAACTCACTTCATTCATATCTTCAAGAGAGAGTTGGACTAATTCTAACCACCGTTTTGCAACTGGATTAGCGGCTGCAAATTCTGGGTTGACAACAATTTCTTGTGCCCCTCCTGGAAAACCTGTATTTTTCCCATTAAACGTGGTTTCTGCTTCAGTAAAATTTTCATTTCCTGGGAAAGAAGTAAATGGAACTTCTAACACAATTGTATCGTTATCTGGTCTTAAAACCGCAGAAATCCAATGGGGATTATAAGCATAAAATAAGATTGGCTGTCCTTGTTGATAGCGACTAATCACATCAGTCAGCAAAGCTTCATACACTCCTTGCTCTTGTTCAACGGTGTCTTGCAGTCTATAAGCTTCTATATGATGATTGATCGCTGATACACAACCCCAACCTGGATTACATCCAGCTAAATTTGCTTTTCCATCTCCATCCCAGTCAAACAATTTAGCAATCCGTTCATCTTTCAATTGTCCGAGATTAGTAATTCCATATTCTTGAGCCGTTTTTCGATCAATTCGATATCCCCTAGTGCCAATGGGAACAAAAACTCCTAGTTTTTTTATTTTTTTATCCCCCCCTGCTTGGTTAAACATGCCATCATGACTGGGGCTATAGTAAATAACACTATAATCTAAATCTCCATTAGCAATAGAAAAATAAATTCCGGGATACTCTAGTTCTTTAATAGTAGCAACTTTATAGCCTAGCTTTCTTAGACCAATATTGACCACTTCAGTTTGAAATATTTCTTGAAGCCAGGTACTATGAGCTGAACGAATAGTTACTTCGTTGAGGGACGAATTTTGAGTTGAGTTTTGCGTAGTATAACAGCCAGCTAATCCCATGGTTAGAGATAAAATAGTTGAAGTTAATATGATTTTTGACCAAATCTTTAATCGCATTAAATTACTTTGAAAAGATGGATATTTGTATTCAGGCATGGTTTTATTTATTTACCGCTTTCGCCTCTTCAATCCAGCGATCGAACTGCTCTTGATTTGCACTCACCCATTCTTCTGCTAAACGGCGAATATCCTCCTGAGCATTTTCACCTTCTTTAATCCGTAAACTTATTTTATCCATATCCGCAAGGGGAATTTTTACCCTCTCAAACCAACGTTTTGCCATGGGATAATTGTCTGCAAAGGTTTTATTAATCACAATATTCTGTTGGCTTCCTGGAAACCCTGTATTTTTGCCATTAAATGTAGTCTCTTCTGCGGTTAAATTACTCAATCCTTCTGGGAGAGAGGTAAAAGGAACTTCTAACCAAACCGCTTCTTGATCCGTTTCTAAAATGGCAAATATCCAATGGGGATTATAGGCATAGAATAAAATGGGTTTTCCTTGTTCATAACGAGTAATTACATTAGCCAGAAGAGCAGTATAATTTCCTCGATCTTGTTCAACGGTATCTTCAAGTTCGTAGGCTTGGATGTGATGATCGATCATCGATTCGCAACTCCACCCTGTATTACATCCCGCTAAATTTGCTTTTCCATTTCCATCTAAATCGAAGAGTTTTGCCAGTTGTGGATCTTTCAATTGAGCAATGTTATTAATTCCATATTGATCGGCTGTTTTCTTGTCAATTCTGTATCCTTGGCTTCCTTCAGGAATCAACAACCCTGAGATCTCCAATTTTTCATTGCCACCAGCGTTTTCAAAAAAATCTTTATGGGCTGGATTATAGTAGATGACCGTATAATCGAGGTCGCTATTAGCCAGAGAAACATAGATAACAGAGTAATCTAATTCTTTGACGGTATCTATAGTGTAACCCAGTTTTTCTAGTCCCAAATTTACAACTTCTGTTTGAAAACTTTCTTCCACAAAACCACTATGGGCGGCTCTAATCGTAACGGGTTTAGCATTTTCATTGGTTCTTTGGGTGGGTTGACAGGCGATTAACCCTATCATTAGAGAAAGAATTGTAGGAATCAATCGGGATTTTAACATTGATATTCTTTTATTCATGTTGTAAGATGACTTCTTTCACCATTGCCAAGTGTTTCGGCAACTGTTTTTGGTTGTCAAATAAACGATTCACTCGTGCGTAAGCATTTCCCCGTAAGCGGTTGGCGTAGTCGGTTTCGATCGCCTCCACCAGGACGTTGGCTAAGGCTTCTGGATCGCCAGGACGCACCAAATACCCTTCGTGGCGATCGCCGATCATCTCCGGTATGCCAAACACATTGGTGCTGACAATCTTTAAATCAAATGCCATGGCTTCCAAAACCACCCTCGGAAAGGACTCTTCAAAACTGGTGCAGACAAAGATATCGCTTAAACCAAAAAAGTCAAACACATAGCGCGTTTCTGGATACATTTTCACATAATCCAGCTTTAGCCTCTCTTGCACCTGACGCAAATAGTCCAGATAGATAATTTCGCGAGTTCCCACAATCAGAAACTCTAGGTTCTTAAACTGCGAGGCTGGATAAATCTTCTCTAAGTGCTTAATGGCTTCTAAGAAAATATGCTGTCCTTTACGCTCGCACGTCGTTCCAATCACCGAAATCACCGTTTTTTCCTCAGAAATTCCATATTTCTGCCGTAAATAAGACTTGTTATTGCTTTCGCGAAACTCGGCAATTTTTCCTAAATTCATGCCTCCGGGAATCGTGCGAAAACGGCCGTGAACATCCAAATCGTGGAAGATCTGCCGCGTGGCATCGGCGACAAAAATAACCCGCGACGCATTCTGAAAACAACGCTCCAATAAACAGCGCATTACTTGCGGGGGAGAGTCGCCAAAAAAGTTGCGTAAACTGCGCTCAACGGTGCAACTTTCATGGATATGCCAAATACTGGGTAAGCCAAACAGTTGGGCTAATTCTATTCCCCAAAAACCAACCATTGTATTGGACATCACCAGATCGAACTCGGTCATGTCTAGGACTTTTCCCACCTGTTGGAGACGCTGATGGTAGGTTTCTAGGCTATTATCAACTCGTTGCAGATTATCTTCAATCAGTTTAACCGGAATATTAAGTGCTTCGTAATCGTTGCGTAACGGTCCATCAACGAGGGAAACGATATTAACTTGGCATTCTCCCGACTCAACAAAATGCTTGGCAAAATTGTAAGCCATTAAGGGAGCGCCTTCGAGGGCTAAATTGTGGGTAACCAGTAGAATTTTAATGCCGGAAATTCGACTGCTATGGACATAGTGGAGGGGGTTTAAGTCCATGGTCATGGAGTCGATATTAATATTGGCATTAATGTAGGGATCTTTCTTTCCCCAATATCGATCCATGAAATTCAGGTGTTCTTTGGGATTATAATAGTCTCCCCGCGAGGCACTTCCTTGATGAATGAGGGTGGCTTGGGGGGTATAAACGACCCGCTTACCGGTGTCTTGCACCCGTAAACAATAGTCCACATCATTGAGTTCTAAGCCCAATTTTTCCTGATCAAATCCCCCGACTTGATGGTAAAGTTCGGTGGACGTGAGTAAACAAGCTCCAGTGACGGATGAAACATTACGGGTGGTGTGGGGATAGAAGAGATAACCGAGTTCTTCTTTGCGTAACCCGTGGAATAAATGACCGGCTAATCCACCATTGGGGCCGATACAAACTCCGGCATGTTGTAGGGTATTATCAGGATACAGGAGACGAGCGCCAACCACTCCGACTCCTTCAATGGACATCCAACCGACCATGTCTTCGAGCCAACCGGGAGCGATCGCCGTAATATCATTGTTAAGCTGCAACATGAGGGGCGTTTTCACCTGTGCAGCACCAAGATTCACTAAGCGAGAATAGTTAAAGCCCTCTCGTCCGGTTAAACTGGGGTCAGGGCGTTGGGTTCTAATCACCTGATAGGTTAATTTGAGGTCTCCTAGGGAGGTTAAAGAACCATTTTCCAGTTGACTCAAAAATTCTTCTGTCTTGGGTTCCGTAGACTGATCGTCAACAATAATGACTTGCACGTAGCACGGATCTACGGTTTTCTCCAAACTAGCGATACATTCCGATAAGATTTCCGTGCGATCGCGAGTCGGAATGACGATTGTAACAGGATTTTCCGCTAAAATTGAAGCATCCCATTGCAACTGATGCAAACATAACCCGTACTTGGTGGCTAAAGCCGGTAAAAAGGGTTTCGCCTTTAAATTGCGTCGCTCCAGGGTATCGGAAATTGCTCGATAGGCACTATCAAAGACATAGGTTTTCTGCGTTCCTTTCGATGCTGTACTTTCGGGATGGACGCGCCAATGATAACAGACGTGGGGAATATGACGTACCCTATCCATCGTCGTCTTTTCCCGCACCCGCAGGTAAAGATCGATATCCTGTGCTCCCTCTAAACCCGATCGCAGTCCTCCCACCTCGTCAATTAAGCGCTTGCGAATGACAGCTAAATGGTGGGTATAATTGTGGGCGATCGCCATTTCTGGACTCCAAACCCCCTTCATTTGGTATCCATAGCGCTCTCCTGTGGGCGTAATTTTGTCCTCATCTGTATACATCCAATCCACATCCGGGTATTGGTCTACACATTCGGCTACCTGCAACAGCGCATCGGGAGATAACAGGTCATCATGGTCTAAAAGGGCGATATAGTGCCCCGTTGCCACCTCTAGGGCTGAATTGGTCGCCTTGACAATATGGCCATTTTCGGTTCTAAATACAACCTTAATCCGAGGGTCTGAGGCTTGCGCTGCGGTCAAAACTTCTTTAACATGGGATTGAGTCGAGGCATCGTCAGCGATACATAACTCCCAGTTGGGGTAAATTTGCGCTTGTACCGAGGCGATCGTTTCTTCTAAAAAGCCCTTCGGTGGATTGTAAACGGGAACCACCACGCTAATTTTTACACCTGTTTTTTCTAAGCGTTGCGCCGACTCTGCCATCAACTCCCGCACCTTAACCGTTAAGCGATTATGCCCTAACCAGCGCTGATAGGGGTCTTCCTGTTGCCAAGGATGAATAATTGTAGAATAGGGCGTAAGCGGTTGCGTTTGGGTTTGGTCATAGTAGCGCTTAACAAACCGAACCCAAACGAGAGGAGATAAGGGAATTCCCCCGCGCTGTTTATACGCCAAAATTACCTTAGTCATAAACCCAGAAATCATCTGGGAAACTTTCGGTTTTGGCGGACGCTCGTACACATTTTGAATCGTAATAGTACGGGCAAAACAACAGACCGACTCCCCATTATCCAAATTCGCCATAATCTTGATGGCAATCTCCCCAGAATAATTGGGTTCAATCGGTAAATTCCAGCCAAAGCCACTATTTTCAGCCGAGGGAGCATCAATAAACGCTTGGGTGACATCGGGACGGGGTTCCCCGTAGGTGATGGTTTCTTCTATACTTTCATCTTGAACCAGCGTCAGCGACTCAATCGTATGACGATGATGAAACACCCAACCCGCAATCCGCAATACCCCACTGACATTGCGTTCAATGGGATTTGGACTTTCTAAAAATCCCTGGAGGTCTCCCGTGGGATTGACCTCTAGGTTGGGCGATTGCTTCAGTAAAGCCTTCAGGGGCGCTTTCACCGTTTGTATCAGGGGGTTCAGGGATTTTTTCATGCAAAGACAGTCCACTCCAAATCAAGCTGGAACCGGTGGGCCCAGAGTCGATTAGCAACACTGTAACAGAATAGCTGAAGATTGCGATCGGCGATCGATGTGCAGCGGCTTCCTGGCTAACCATACCTTTGGCGATCATTAGGAGGCAAGTTATTCTGGGCCCCTTGTTAGGTTCAATTAAAGGCAACCTATTAGGAGTTAATTGTTAATGGAACTGGGCAGAATCGAACTGACAACTCCAAATCAAGCTAACGCTATTAAAGCAGCTCAAAGCTATACCTAGCTTGCATTCTAGAACCTTGAAAAGGAAATAGGTGCAAAACAGGTGCAAAACTGGAAAGACTATCTAGACCGCTCCTGGTCTCTGGTAAATGAGTATTTCCACTCTAACCAGATTGACCCATCCAAATTGGTAGACCATGAGCTAGTGAGGACTCACCTCAAGGCTTGCCAGAAGTCAACCCCAAAGGGTGTCTCTATCAGCAAGAACCGTAGTCGTCTGTCCCTTCGGTTCAAAGTTGCCAGCAAGTCTCAGACTTCCGATAATGGTTGCAACGAAAACTTCACTCGCGATGGATGCATTAACACTCTGGCGAAAGCCTTGGCAGTCTTTAACCAGCTCAAAGAGTTTGATAAAGAATCAGAGTTTTGGTCGTGGTATGAGTCAGAAATCAAAGGCGCTCAAGTCCTTGTTGATGATGTCCTAACCATTGGCGATGCCATTGAAATCGTGAAAGCGAATTACCTCAATGGCTATGACAAATGCGGCAGAAAGAGAAGTGATGAAAAATCAAAAGTCAATACCCTGGCTGGCTATCACCAGGCATATGGCACTTATCATCAGAAGCTCAATCCC
The window above is part of the Roseofilum reptotaenium CS-1145 genome. Proteins encoded here:
- a CDS encoding glycine betaine ABC transporter substrate-binding protein, with the protein product MQLLVTKRKNPSSIIPNWISAILKPGEDVIWLEVPFTSSPEYITDLTEEDTTFNGKNLVFSRPTQKVISNLKFIADNPVAKRWFDLVQIPLEDMNKASLRIKEGQNTTEDMRRLAQEWVKDNQEQFDRWIEEAKGEGK
- a CDS encoding glycine betaine ABC transporter substrate-binding protein; this translates as MFDLDGDGKANLTGCNPGWSCELTTNHHIEAYKLQDTVEHDQGSYTALLADAITRYEEEKPIFYYT
- the proX gene encoding glycine betaine/L-proline ABC transporter substrate-binding protein ProX, whose translation is MPEYKYPSFQSNLMRLKIWSKIILTSTILSLTMGLAGCYTTQNSTQNSSLNEVTIRSAHSTWLQEIFQTEVVNIGLRKLGYKVATIKELEYPGIYFSIANGDLDYSVIYYSPSHDGMFNQAGGDKKIKKLGVFVPIGTRGYRIDRKTAQEYGITNLGQLKDERIAKLFDWDGDGKANLAGCNPGWGCVSAINHHIEAYRLQDTVEQEQGVYEALLTDVISRYQQGQPILFYAYNPHWISAVLRPDNDTIVLEVPFTSFPGNENFTEAETTFNGKNTGFPGGAQEIVVNPEFAAANPVAKRWLELVQLSLEDMNEVSLRIRERENSPEKVRLLAEEWISENQEQFDQWLAEAKAES
- the proX gene encoding glycine betaine/L-proline ABC transporter substrate-binding protein ProX, which translates into the protein MLKSRLIPTILSLMIGLIACQPTQRTNENAKPVTIRAAHSGFVEESFQTEVVNLGLEKLGYTIDTVKELDYSVIYVSLANSDLDYTVIYYNPAHKDFFENAGGNEKLEISGLLIPEGSQGYRIDKKTADQYGINNIAQLKDPQLAKLFDLDGNGKANLAGCNTGWSCESMIDHHIQAYELEDTVEQDRGNYTALLANVITRYEQGKPILFYAYNPHWIFAILETDQEAVWLEVPFTSLPEGLSNLTAEETTFNGKNTGFPGSQQNIVINKTFADNYPMAKRWFERVKIPLADMDKISLRIKEGENAQEDIRRLAEEWVSANQEQFDRWIEEAKAVNK
- a CDS encoding glycosyltransferase: MKKSLNPLIQTVKAPLKALLKQSPNLEVNPTGDLQGFLESPNPIERNVSGVLRIAGWVFHHRHTIESLTLVQDESIEETITYGEPRPDVTQAFIDAPSAENSGFGWNLPIEPNYSGEIAIKIMANLDNGESVCCFARTITIQNVYERPPKPKVSQMISGFMTKVILAYKQRGGIPLSPLVWVRFVKRYYDQTQTQPLTPYSTIIHPWQQEDPYQRWLGHNRLTVKVRELMAESAQRLEKTGVKISVVVPVYNPPKGFLEETIASVQAQIYPNWELCIADDASTQSHVKEVLTAAQASDPRIKVVFRTENGHIVKATNSALEVATGHYIALLDHDDLLSPDALLQVAECVDQYPDVDWMYTDEDKITPTGERYGYQMKGVWSPEMAIAHNYTHHLAVIRKRLIDEVGGLRSGLEGAQDIDLYLRVREKTTMDRVRHIPHVCYHWRVHPESTASKGTQKTYVFDSAYRAISDTLERRNLKAKPFLPALATKYGLCLHQLQWDASILAENPVTIVIPTRDRTEILSECIASLEKTVDPCYVQVIIVDDQSTEPKTEEFLSQLENGSLTSLGDLKLTYQVIRTQRPDPSLTGREGFNYSRLVNLGAAQVKTPLMLQLNNDITAIAPGWLEDMVGWMSIEGVGVVGARLLYPDNTLQHAGVCIGPNGGLAGHLFHGLRKEELGYLFYPHTTRNVSSVTGACLLTSTELYHQVGGFDQEKLGLELNDVDYCLRVQDTGKRVVYTPQATLIHQGSASRGDYYNPKEHLNFMDRYWGKKDPYINANINIDSMTMDLNPLHYVHSSRISGIKILLVTHNLALEGAPLMAYNFAKHFVESGECQVNIVSLVDGPLRNDYEALNIPVKLIEDNLQRVDNSLETYHQRLQQVGKVLDMTEFDLVMSNTMVGFWGIELAQLFGLPSIWHIHESCTVERSLRNFFGDSPPQVMRCLLERCFQNASRVIFVADATRQIFHDLDVHGRFRTIPGGMNLGKIAEFRESNNKSYLRQKYGISEEKTVISVIGTTCERKGQHIFLEAIKHLEKIYPASQFKNLEFLIVGTREIIYLDYLRQVQERLKLDYVKMYPETRYVFDFFGLSDIFVCTSFEESFPRVVLEAMAFDLKIVSTNVFGIPEMIGDRHEGYLVRPGDPEALANVLVEAIETDYANRLRGNAYARVNRLFDNQKQLPKHLAMVKEVILQHE